The DNA segment ACACAACCCGCGCACGGAGCGGGACGGGGGCGGAAGCCAAGGCCCACGCATGTCGCGCAGTGGGCCGAGCGGAATGGATATGAGTGCGTGGAGGCGGAAAACATAAACAGGCCCGAGATGGTCGAACGTGTGCGCGCGTGCGGGGGCGATCTGCTGGTGGTGATCGCGTTCGGCCAGAAGATCGGGCCCGAAGTCATCGAGATGCACGAAAAGGGAGCGATCAACGTGCATGCGTCACTGCTGCCCAAGTATCGCGGGGCCGCGCCGATCAACTGGGCGATAGTCAACGGCGAGACGGAGACGGGCGTTTCGATCATTACGCTGGCAGATAAGATGGACGCCGGGTATGTGCTGGGTGAGGGCAAGGTCGCGATAGACGCGGACGACACGGCCGAGGATGTGCATGATAAGCTGGCGGAGCTTTCGCCGGGCGTGCTGATGGACGTGATCGGGCAGATCGAGGCGGGCACGGCGAAATACGTCGAGCAGGACGAGGATAGGGTGACGATCGCGCGGAAGCTGAAAAAGAGCGACGGACAGGTGGACTTTGACCGCCCTGCCGAGCAGGTGCGGAACATGGTGCGCGGGTTCTGGCCCTGGCCGGGCGCGAAGGCGGATTACGTGTCGGCGAAGACCGGCAAGAAGGACCGGGTGA comes from the Anaerohalosphaera lusitana genome and includes:
- the fmt gene encoding methionyl-tRNA formyltransferase, whose amino-acid sequence is MKITYFGSAEFGIPCLDAIKNSKHELAGIFTQPAHGAGRGRKPRPTHVAQWAERNGYECVEAENINRPEMVERVRACGGDLLVVIAFGQKIGPEVIEMHEKGAINVHASLLPKYRGAAPINWAIVNGETETGVSIITLADKMDAGYVLGEGKVAIDADDTAEDVHDKLAELSPGVLMDVIGQIEAGTAKYVEQDEDRVTIARKLKKSDGQVDFDRPAEQVRNMVRGFWPWPGAKADYVSAKTGKKDRVTLAQVRVVEDAGSDGEPGVIDDEFHVQCGAGKLDIVKLKPAGKRLMNWEAFCNGRHTQPGDKFVKIED